The Drosophila sulfurigaster albostrigata strain 15112-1811.04 chromosome 3, ASM2355843v2, whole genome shotgun sequence genomic sequence TTCGTCTTACTATCTGTACCATTCAGTTGAAATTGCAGATAGTTATTAGAGATAGAGTTTTTAAGTTAAGTACGCGGTAACATAAGATCAGAATCGAATGAACAATCTACTTTCCGCGATCGAAAacatataaacacattttgttaACTTGATTATTACTTAGAGCACGAgttaaatgtttgtttttgttttatcgcAAACGAATTTTTAAGatacttcaattatttccTTCAAGCAACATGCAAATCAGTTCAATTACACTTTAGCACACGCAGACGTCGTCGGATGCGGATGCAGTATCTGAGGAATACTGATTGTGCGCGCCCTATGAGTGCAGTTTTATAATAAGTATGCTTGGGGTAGGTGAAATCTAAAGAGGAATATATATAGGTTACTTTAGAATTCCATAAAACGCTCTCTGCTATTTGCATCACAGTTTCAATAAAGACAACCTGCATTGCTCGGGTATCAATTTAAAGCTGTGACGTCACGACGATGCTTACGGTGTTTTGCTCTCTTCTTTTTGTGCTGTGTTTCGAAACAATATTGCGATCATTTACGTTTTTTCGAAGAACGAagtattgttgatgttgttgttggttttgtcaATGGACATTTAAAGCGTTTTAATAGCTTGCACACTATTTTGTATCTCATTGATAATTATTGTATCGCGTCATCGTCTGTATATTTAAACTAATACAATAGTAATCTGATATAGAATTTCCTACCCAGCGCATACGACCACAAACAACTTTCATATGTTATCGGCGTGAAGGTGGCTCATGAAGAGACGCAGCAGCAGTTATTCTGAATCAACGGTGTCTCTCatgttgttgtaattaaatgcaaacgCAATTTGCATACCTCTCGCTAATTACTATGTTCGCATTGTAGATGTGTGGATGTATGCATGCTTATTTATACTCAGCCTATTAAaggaaatatttattcttaGATTTGTCGATAGTACCGAtttgacaataataataaaaatattcgttTTGCACTGCTGGTAATTTGAATTGCGGCGCCACTTTCCAATTGTGCTCTAACTGTATGTACGTTAACAGTGCCACATTGAGTATAACAGAACATCTACAGAACATACAgtgttttaacatttataaCGTCGGCATAAATGGGGCTGCCAATCTAATCAATACTTGTCTAGAtgaattttgtaaacaaacacaaaatcaaCTCATAGTTGGCtgtgttattttaaatttttggtaattttagcaatttggcaaaaatgCGCATTACCAGGCACTTGTCCCAGCTGTGGGAGAAGGGAACTCCCGTCGCTGGGCACCTGAACACCTATTTCTTCTTTGCGCTGCTGCGTTTGCTCTTAGTGTTTGTGCCGCAATTGGGCTACGTGCATCCTGATGAATTTTTCCAGAGTGTCGAAGTCATGACAGGTGAGTTGACATGGTTACAGCACTTTCGCACAATTACATGCATTTTCATTGCCAGGCGATCACTTTCGATTGGAGCACACTCGCACCTGGGAGTTTAATAACACGATGCCAGTGAGGAGCATAACGCTTCCTTGGGCTCTGCTCCGGATACCATGGAGTTTCTACGAATTTGCGGCGTTGTATGCGCGCAGCTATTGGAAGGTGGAACTAATCAATAGCTATGCGTATTTGGTGTTTCCTCGCCTAATCTACACGCTAATCTCGTACAGCAATGACTGGTGCTTGTATCGCATCTGTCGATTGTATGGACTGCGCCATGAGATTCGTCTGCTAGCATTGGGGAGCTGCTGGGTGTTGCTTGTCTTTGGAACACGCACCTTCTCCAATACTCTGGAACTGGCCATGTGCTCCTGGTTGCTGTGGCTCGTTGCCGAGTCCATGCTGAAGACCAATACGGTGGTGTACAAGAAGGAATATCTGGAGGAGAAGTATGACAAGGCGGCGTCGATAAGTGAGCGTGTTAAGATATGGAAACTGAAAAATGCTTTGCCGGCACACAATCTACAGCACTTGTTCGCCATGTCCAGCATCTGCGTCGCCGGCGTCTTCAATCGTCCCACATTCCTACTCTTTGGTGCGCCCATGGTATTCTTCTGGCTGCTCCGCGGCATGGGCACCCGGAGTGTCAACTTTCGGGACTTCAATCTACGCATTGGACTCTTCTGTGTGTGCGCCTTGccagcgctgctgctgttcatcTTCTGTGATTCGTTGTACTACCAGCACTTGACCGTCGGCGAGCTGCACATGCTGCAGTTGGGCATCGACAACTTTGTGTTCACGCCTtggaatttcataaaatacaatCTGGACTCGGCTCAGACAGCCACGCATGGCGTGCATCCTTGCTATGTGCATCTACTGGTCAACATGCCGCTGCTGTTCAATGTTCTTGGCTTCGCTTCCCTGGTGGCCTTtgctcagctgctgttgcgctTCTTTTGCGCTGAATACCAGCTGCTGCCGCGCTTCCAGAGCATTGTCTCGCTGATGTCGGGTGCCATATTTGTGCCGCTCTTCTTTTTGTCGCTAATCAATCATCAGGAGCCACGCTTTCTGCTGCCTCTCACAttcccgctgctgctgctacacGCACCTAAGCTAGTTACTGGATTCAGCGCGACATATCCCTTCCAGACACAGCATCGGTTGCTTCGGTGGCTCTACGAACGAATCCTCTCCAGACAAGCCTCAGCTCCGCATCTCTTGCGCATCTGGTATGTGTGCAATGTGGTGATGACGCTCTTCTTCGGATTCATTCACCAGGCGGGCATATTTCCACTGGCCCAGCAGATGTCTCGCGTGGTGGCCACGAAGCCAACCGCCACCCACGTGCATCTGCTCACATCCCACACATACAGTCTGCCATTACATCTGGTGAACGTGCCCAGCTCGCGAGTCTTACACTTCAATCCACAGACGCATCAACGCTATCGACATCAGCGCGACTTCTTTCTGTATGAATATGGAGGTCTGGCATTGGACACTGTGATGCACAAGGTCAAGCTGATTTCGGGCAACTGCGAGCTGAAGCGCAATGGACCGAATCGACTACGATATAAGATGTATCTGGCTCTGCCTGCTTCATTGAGTGGTGAGCTGCACGAGGCGCTGAAACGTTCGAATGCCAGCAGCTATCTGAACTTCGAGTTGCTGTCTGTCTTCTATCCGCATCTCTCGACGGAGGCCTTTCCACGCTTGCAGGGTCGCCATCCCTGCGATGTGGATGCACCACATTGGACGCATGATGATTTGAAGGGCACTTGTGCCGTGGAGCAACCGCCCAACTTTAGCTTATCCTATTTAAGTCGACAATTCAGCTCGATTGTCCATCAGTTTGGATTAGCTCTTTACGAAATTGACGTGCGACGTAAACAGCCACGGCATGAAACGCATATGTTCCATGAGGACACCGCATCAGGAACGCCGATGCCTAAGTCACCAGCGTAACCACTGGACGTGACAGTGGCTGGGTAGTTTGCAATTCCTGTCCAAAGTGTGTCTTATATAATACCAAAGATTAAGCTAAGCATTCACTCAATCACAAATTTGCTATTCTAGTcaacaaatgtatttctttgtATATTGAATGACAAAAACATTCCCGATTTTACCCATAATATCTTTGCCCatttaattggtttattaGAATAATTTTTAGACTAATTCACATCTATTATCATTAAACGCtttctaataataaaacaatattacaattaaactTTTAAGTGAACTCtccttttggtatataatttatctattacgtgcaggaaatgtaacaggcataaggaggcatctccgactctaaaaagtatatatattcctgatctacgtcaacagccgagacgatcttgccatgtccgtctgtctgcctgtccgtatgaacacctagatctcagagactataagagatagagttataattttttgatgTCTGCACGCAGAgaaagtttgtttcaaatttttgacacgcccacttacGCCCCCGAAAATTGACAAAGCACGAATAaaaattcctgaaaatttggttgcgatcagataaaaattgtggaagaaGTAAACAACTTcttaggggtcttagttgctttggctgacaatctggtatattctgcAATCTATAGTAGATCTTGAATGTtgtaccatattaatataccaaatataccatctacatttttaaagaatttttgtggtatatatatattttgtatatgttgataataataccgcaatattttgctattattcaaaatgggtagagggtatctcacagtcgagcacattcaaCTGTAGCTGTACtgcattaatatatttataccatGTCGTTTAAATTATGCTACAagaaatgtattaatataatatattatatataaaattcagtGTACTGTACTCCCAGTCAAACAAACAATCTGAGATAATTAcctcaaattgaattacacaTTTCAGTTGTCGCGAATGACGGAGACATGAAATGGGAAATATTAATCCATTTGACACGCGGCGGCTTCGATCGATTGACAAACATTTCGATCTAGGTTCTGTATAAGGTGCGGCATCCGCGTTCATTGAACGTTATCaagtaatatacaaaaatcaaagaGAAGTTTGAGatagatacaaaaaaaaataaataaatatatttgttattgtgttctaattcaactttttatttggGGCTGTCTTAAGCCGTAAACTCGTTTGATAGAGTCTGACGTCTAAGTGTAAGCAAAGCAGTTGACAATTTCGCTATAAAACTGTCGAATTAATTGGCCAAAAGCATCAGTCGCTCAACACAAGTCAAGCAACCACTTCCAATATGAAAGTAAGATACAAGAAAAATccttataaaaatatgtttatttaatccTCAAATACTTTTTCAGTTCCTCATCTGCCTTGCTCTCTTCGTCGCCGTCGCTCAGGCTGGCTACATCGCATCTCCAGTTGCCACTTATGCCGCAGCTCCCGCCTTTGCTGCCACCACCTATGCTGCTGCCCCTAGCTATGCTGCCACCTAtgccgctgctgctccagTGACCACATACTCCGCCGCTGCTGTCCCAGCTTACTCCACCTATGCCGCTGCTGCTCCCGCCTACACTGCCTCCGTCTACAGTGCTCCTGCTTACGCTGGAGTGGCTCCAGTGGCGACTTATGCCGCTCCTGCTTACACTGCTCCTGTCACCACCTACGCTGCCCCAGCTGTCATCAGCCCCTTCTTGAAGAAGAAGTAAACTGTATTGACCATATGTCCACCTATTGCCCATGTCGATTAATTGAACACTTAATAAAAGGAATCTATTACTACACGTGGATTCACTAACCAATCCAAAAAcctcaatttgtttttgttttaaattcatttaaattcattcgtatattatttactttatactttttatacgCGGCTTTAGTACCATCATTATCAGAACTGACTGATGTATTTTTCCATTGAATTATCAATGAGCTTTGAAAAGAGGtagaaagtgaaatttttcaaaaaatgtaGCTTGGTTTTTGGAGTATATGACTTTTATAGTAAAATAAAGtatgttaataatatttattttaattgaatttcttagaaatgaaactatttatatgttttgtgTTTCGACATTTGATTGGCTAGTAGTGAGAAAGATACAGTATATATGTAGTACTCGACTGAGAAGTACACATActattaattttcaatgaaagcaaagcaaatcaGTAAAAAACGCAATTTTTGCactaatatacaaaattaatactgATAAAATACTAAGAAACATATCGAAACGAAATTTGATAGATTGCAAAATAAACCAACTTGCCATCAAAAGTAATAAAGCCCCGAATGAAGCCCAATATATTAGTTAACTAATGTTTGGGTGTCATCGATTTTCAATAGATATAGTAAGACTAATCATTCACTTTCTATAGAATCAAGTAGTTTCTTAATGGTTTCAGATTTTTCTTTGCGaatcgaattaaattaaaaatacattttatttagtatatattttgtatatcgtaTGTGATTGTTGCACCATTCTTTATTTGTGATTAAGTCGCAACTTAAATGCTTAAGAATTATTGAAAAGCTTGATACTATCATAGACTAGACTGAATAGACTAAATTCATcctaataaatcaaaaatattgttatgttgaaatacaaaagataTATCTTAAGGGTAACTAATTAGCAAGCTGGGCTCTCAATGGCGATTTGGTGTAGGTGAGTCAGCATCTTCGAAGACAAAATCCTCCTCTTCATTCCAACGTACAGTGCGTTCGCCGCCGCTTCTGATTTTGGATTATTTTGATGGGTTGTTGGGGAACGAAACGGTTGGCGGTACAAGAAAAAAAGGTTGAGTTTTCGGTTAGGTTCAGATTATATAGTCTTTGTCGCTGTGAACACATAAGAATTTGTATGCGCTTGGATTGGTAATCTTGTCAAGAGCTCAATATTCGATTAgaaatcaaaaaccaaaagagaaacaaaaagcaaaactcatTCGATAAATGTTCAATAACGTTGGTAGAACCTGTTCATCCCGGTCGTCGGTGGCGGTGGAGGCGGAGGTGCGCTGCGTGGCGGAGTGCGACGTGCGCTAGAATGGACAAGGGAGAAATCAAATGTTTGCTTCAGAGCATGAATtggcttttgcattttgcttacGCAGCGACGTCCGCGTCCAGATGTGCTCCAGTACCGTAGGTATCGCTCTCATCTAGATCAAATTCATCGGTACCAGTACGTTGGCTGTGGGGAAAAGTGAGATGAGTTAACTCAGTTCTACATAGATTAATGGGAAATATCAGGTATTACAAATCGGAGATGACAGCGACTGAATGTGACTAGACTTAAGTGGATCAAGATTTGGGACCAGGA encodes the following:
- the LOC133841179 gene encoding GPI mannosyltransferase 4, with protein sequence MRITRHLSQLWEKGTPVAGHLNTYFFFALLRLLLVFVPQLGYVHPDEFFQSVEVMTGDHFRLEHTRTWEFNNTMPVRSITLPWALLRIPWSFYEFAALYARSYWKVELINSYAYLVFPRLIYTLISYSNDWCLYRICRLYGLRHEIRLLALGSCWVLLVFGTRTFSNTLELAMCSWLLWLVAESMLKTNTVVYKKEYLEEKYDKAASISERVKIWKLKNALPAHNLQHLFAMSSICVAGVFNRPTFLLFGAPMVFFWLLRGMGTRSVNFRDFNLRIGLFCVCALPALLLFIFCDSLYYQHLTVGELHMLQLGIDNFVFTPWNFIKYNLDSAQTATHGVHPCYVHLLVNMPLLFNVLGFASLVAFAQLLLRFFCAEYQLLPRFQSIVSLMSGAIFVPLFFLSLINHQEPRFLLPLTFPLLLLHAPKLVTGFSATYPFQTQHRLLRWLYERILSRQASAPHLLRIWYVCNVVMTLFFGFIHQAGIFPLAQQMSRVVATKPTATHVHLLTSHTYSLPLHLVNVPSSRVLHFNPQTHQRYRHQRDFFLYEYGGLALDTVMHKVKLISGNCELKRNGPNRLRYKMYLALPASLSGELHEALKRSNASSYLNFELLSVFYPHLSTEAFPRLQGRHPCDVDAPHWTHDDLKGTCAVEQPPNFSLSYLSRQFSSIVHQFGLALYEIDVRRKQPRHETHMFHEDTASGTPMPKSPA
- the LOC133841180 gene encoding cuticle protein 16.5 is translated as MKFLICLALFVAVAQAGYIASPVATYAAAPAFAATTYAAAPSYAATYAAAAPVTTYSAAAVPAYSTYAAAAPAYTASVYSAPAYAGVAPVATYAAPAYTAPVTTYAAPAVISPFLKKK